A stretch of Coccidioides posadasii str. Silveira chromosome 2, complete sequence DNA encodes these proteins:
- a CDS encoding uncharacterized protein (EggNog:ENOG410PGPI~COG:F~MEROPS:MER0061068) — MRLKEVSRLELPPTADMHVHLRDGPMMELITPQIRKGGVDTVFVMPNLVPPITTVKHALEYQNRLQAIEPNVNYLMSLYLHISCYLSTISLICQS; from the exons ATGCGTCTCAAGGAAGTCAGCCGCCTGGAGCTCCCTCCAACAGCGGATATGCATGTCCATCTGCGTGATGGGCCAATGATGGAACTGATCACGCCTCAAATCCGAAAGGGAGGTGTTGATACCGTATTCGTTATG CCAAACCTGGTCCCTCCAATTACCACAGTCAAGCATGCTTTGGAGTACCAGAATCGTTTACAGGCCATTGAGCCGAATGTGAACTATCTTATGTCTTTATATCTCCATATAAGTTGCTATCTCTCTACGATTTCGTTGATATGTCAAAGCTGA
- the FPR2 gene encoding Peptidyl-prolyl cis-trans isomerase fpr2 (SECRETED:SignalP(1-22)~EggNog:ENOG410PQY3~COG:O~BUSCO:15836at33183) translates to MHLPSLFSVLSVSLSLSSLVAATTTEELPNGLKIEKIHTVDCERRTLSGDSIKVHYRGTLAESGKQFDASYDRGSPLSFMVGTGMVIQGWDQGLIGMCVGDKRKLTIPPELGYGNRAMGPIPAGSTLIFETELMEIEGVKKDEL, encoded by the exons ATGCATCTCCCGTCCCTCTTTTCGGTCCTCTCTGTCTCgctctccctctcctctcTTGTTGCTGCGACTACCACCGAGGAGCTCCCCAATGGGCTGAAAATTGAAAAGATACACACCGTGGATTGTGAGCGACGCACCCTCAGCGGCGACTCCATTAAGGTGCATTACCGCGGCACCCTTGCGGAGAGCGGCAAACAATTCGATGCTAGCTATGATCGCGGGTCTCCGTTGAGCTTTATGGTGGGAACAGGCATGGTTATTCAGGG CTGGGACCAGGGCCTTATCGGCATGTGCGTTGGGGACAAGAGAAAGTTAACTATTCCTCCGGAGCTGGGGTACGGAAATCGGGCCATGGGACCGATTCCGGCTGGATCGACGCTTATTTTTGAGACTGAGTTGATGGAGATTGAGGGTGTAAAAAAGGATGAACTTTGA
- a CDS encoding uncharacterized protein (EggNog:ENOG410PGPI~COG:F), which produces MEKHDLVLNIHGEVPDVNVMNAEEAFLPTLKRIHEHFPNLRIILEHCSTAAAVEAVRSCGPSVAATITAHHLYLTIDDTVNPLAFCKPIAKTPEDRNALLKATCSGDPKFFFGSDSAPHPTSSKQGATPAAGVYTQSFATQYVLKALEDAIETGIISESDVTQERLENFLSRYGRKFYKLPEADKSASRIVLERKGETIPKTIRNADGSVEVALSRGGERVFSLQWASQ; this is translated from the exons ATGGAGAAACATGACCTCGTACTCAATATCCACGGAGAGGTCCCCGATGTCAATGTGATGAACGCTGAAGAAGCATTCTTGCCCACGTTGAAGAGAATACACGAGCACTTCCCGAACCTGAGAATTATTTTGGAACATTGCTCTACAGCTGCGGCCGTAGAGGCTGTTCGCTCCTGCGGACCGTCAGTTGCGG CAACCATCACTGCTCATCATCTTTATCTGACAATCGATGACACCGTCAATCCACTTGCTTTCTGCAAGCCTATTGCAAAAACCCCCGAAGACCGAAACGCTTTGCTGAAAGCCACATGCAGCGGTGATCCAAAATTCTTCTT CGGGAGTGACAGCGCTCCACATCCAACCAGTTCCAAGCAGGGAGCGACACCAGCGGCTGGTGTTTACACCCAATCCTTCGCAACTCAGTATGTCCTCAAGGCCCTGGAAGATGCGATCGAGACAGGTATCATCAGTGAAAGCGATGTCACTCAAGAGCGGCTTGAAAATTTCCTGAGTCGATATGGGAGGAAGTTTTACAAGCTACCCGAAGCTGATAAGAGTGCCTCAAGGATTGTACTTGAAAGGAAAGGCGAGACCATCCCTAAAACAATTAGAAATGCCGATGGGAGCGTAGAAGTTGCGCTTTCCCGGGGTGGAGAAAGGGTATTCAGTTTGCAATGGGCCAGCCAGTAA
- a CDS encoding uncharacterized protein (EggNog:ENOG410PMFG~COG:Q~TransMembrane:1 (o20-40i)) yields MALQHWYHSFSETHREGAIAAALAIWILYLVSLAVYRLYFSPLAMFPGPKLGALTRCPIVRVTPDEVHIREAQFYDQMYAKNPRRNPPPASRGLESYVRAASIQIYLRTTSLIISHRFSRRAILVLEPVVREYVALLCKRVAEYATKSKPLAITVAHSAYTGDIIMEYFFGFSYRNLENPNFGSFHDALMVMGSSAHLASQFSWFLPLVNSLPDWFVEKIQPDPASLLTLRRDHWDLIGQTIRGEEAVNKVKLHPTIFHEILRSSLPPEEKSQQRLLDETQIVVAAGRLHKELADAFPDKNVIPSLLELEKLPYMKTCIQESLRLSYSLSGRNPRPHDKPLQNGKWTIPANTTITMSIVDVHHDGAIFPDSHSFIPERWLDNPKTSDGTPLERYPVAFGGGRELAWG; encoded by the exons ATGGCTCTGCAACATTGGTATCACAGTTTCTCAGAGACGCACCGCGAAGGAGCCATTGCAGCCGCATTGGCTATATGGATTCTGTACCTTGTCTCGCTGGCGGTCTATCGCCTGTATTTCAGTCCACTGGCCATGTTCCCAGGTCCAAAGCTCGGTGCGCTCACAAGATG CCCAATCGTTCGGGTGACCCCGGACGAGGTACATATCAGAGAGGCCCAGTTCTATGACCAGATGTATGCGAAGAACCCAAGG CGCAACCCACCGCCGGCGTCGCGGGGCCTCGAATCCTATGTTAGAGCGGCTTCGATTCAAATCTATTTGCGAACAACTTCCCTAATCATCTCCCACAGGTTTTCGAGACGAGCTATCCTAGTCCTTGAACCCGTCGTCCGCGAGTATGTTGCGTTGCTATGTAAAAGGGTAGCCGAGTATGCCACTAAATCAAAGCCGTTGGCCATCACCGTGGCTCACTCTGCTTATACCGGCGATATAATTATGGAATATTTCTTTGGCTTTTCCTACAGGAATCTTGAAAATCCGAACTTCGGATCATTTCATGATGCATTGATGGTGATGGGCTCGTCTGCCCATCTTGCTTCCCAGTTCTCGTGGTTCCTTCCT TTGGTTAATTCACTGCCCGACTGGTTTGTCGAAAAGATTCAACCCGATCCAGCAAGTTTGCTGACGCTAAGGCGG GATCATTGGGATCTGATCGGCCAAACTATTCGGGGAGAAGAAGCCGTTAATAAAGTTAAGCTCCATCCTACAATATTTCACGAAATTCTCCGAAGCTCCCTTCCGCCAGAGGAGAAATCACAGCAACGTCTCCTCGATGAAACCCAGATTGTAGTGGCGGCTGGT CGTCTTCACAAGGAGCTTGCAGATGCATTCCCAGACAAGAATGTTATCCCAAGCCTGCTGGAGCTGGAGAAGTTGCCATATATGAAAACATGCATCCAAGAATCCCTTCGTCTGTCATATAGCCTCTCAGGACGAAACCCTCGTCCTCACGACAAGCCTTTGCAGAATGGGAAATGGACTATTCCCGCGAATACCACCATCACCATGTCGATTGTAGACGTTCATCACGATGGGGCCATTTTCCCCGATTCGCACTCATTCATCCCTGAGCGGTGGCTGGATAATCCCAAAACATCAGATGGAACTCCCCTAGAACGATACCCTGTTGCATTCGGCGGGGGACGAGAGCTTGCTTGGGGCTGA
- a CDS encoding uncharacterized protein (EggNog:ENOG410PPBK~COG:C~BUSCO:14244at33183), producing MGWIGFGALLVSASYILYKHPPYSWDFGPWRCSEHRNAPLTPALPAARQIPETDIEPEPKPQNEPCLSLSQLEMNTTERSLSSDDVGPNDATPKVSAISTPPMLDIPILNLDETSTGPKTPDILAQVASYPIPTASGSPRAPEIRPPPSISPSISMPPPPPPQNLSAPVKPAGLMPPPPRPSSRVPLRPPPSAASSLRAPPSCTPAGSKLSSSTLSPLGLPGKPQRSSRQVMLEPGHSPLDWAALTADPRNNLRGKHLPPGLIRVTPSMLKLHNGRKGYDAWTSYQGKVYNITPYLPFHPGGKGELLRGAGKDSAKLFLEVHPWVNWDGMLGECMVGILVSEHEPEERTGSLDEMD from the coding sequence ATGGGCTGGATTGGATTCGGGGCTTTACTTGTCTCCGCTTCGTACATACTGTACAAACACCCTCCATATTCCTGGGATTTTGGACCATGGCGCTGTTCAGAGCATCGCAACGCTCCCCTGACGCCCGCACTCCCAGCAGCCAGACAGATACCCGAGACCGATATCGAGCCCGAGCCCAAGCCGCAAAACGAGCCATGTCTGTCTCTTTCGCAACTAGAGATGAACACTACAGAGCGGAGTTTATCTTCAGATGACGTTGGACCTAACGACGCTACCCCCAAGGTGTCTGCAATTTCGACCCCGCCCATGTTGGATATACCTATATTGAATCTGGATGAAACTTCCACAGGGCCTAAAACCCCAGATATTTTGGCCCAAGTGGCGTCCTATCCGATTCCAACGGCATCGGGATCTCCACGCGCACCAGAGATACGCCCGCCGCCATCCATAAGCCCCTCTATATCCATGCCACCTCCTCCACCGCCTCAGAACCTTTCCGCTCCAGTGAAGCCTGCCGGCCTCATGCCTCCTCCACCCCGACCATCTTCCCGCGTCCCACTCCGCCCCCCACCCTCCGCCGCATCATCTCTTCGAGCCCCTCCTTCATGCACTCCGGCGGGCAGCAAGCTATCCAGCAGCACACTTTCACCTCTAGGCCTTCCAGGCAAACCGCAAAGATCTTCGCGGCAAGTCATGCTTGAGCCGGGACATTCCCCCTTAGATTGGGCGGCCCTAACTGCGGATCCGCGAAACAACCTTCGCGGCAAGCACCTTCCTCCGGGTCTGATCCGGGTGACACCGTCAATGTTAAAATTGCACAATGGACGGAAGGGATATGACGCGTGGACATCTTACCAAGGAAAGGTATATAATATCACTCCATATCTGCCGTTCCATCCTGGCGGAAAAGGGGAGCTTTTGAGGGGTGCAGGAAAGGACTCGGCCAAGCTCTTTCTGGAAGTACACCCATGGGTTAATTGGGATGGGATGCTGGGAGAATGCATGGTGGGCATTTTGGTTAGTGAGCATGAGCCTGAAGAACGCACAGGATCATTAGATGAAATGGACTGA
- a CDS encoding uncharacterized protein (EggNog:ENOG410Q54J~TransMembrane:1 (o54-75i)): MRGSIENINNNKWRSRDDAVLRAKGSPSLPVAPLSGCDYVITTRDGQTSARSGYFTIILMFTTTVYRRILSVLMWSRVGVMAAQREVQGRLIPQEEIKAEGLGTPAEDHLTIE; encoded by the exons ATGCGCGGCTCTATAGAGAACATCAACAACAATAAATGGCGCAGTCGTGACGACGCCGTTCTCAGAGCAAAGGGGTCTCCGAGCCTCCCAGTTGCTCCGCTAAGTGGCTGCGACTACGTTATTACAACTCGTGACGGGCAAACAAGTGCTCGTTCGGGATACTTCACTATAATATTAATGTTCACGACGACGGTTTACCGCCGGATCCTGTCCGTCCTAATGTGGTCCCGAGTCGGCGTGATGGCGGCCCAACGAGAGGTCCAGGGTCGCCTAATCCCACAGGAGGAAATTAAAGCGGAGGGCCTG GGAACGCCGGCAGAAGACCACTTAACAATAGAGTGA